The segment TCGAGATTTTTTTAGAAACAGCGCATTAGGCTTAGCAACGATTACATTAGGTGCAGGTTTTAGTCTCATTCCTTCTGCTCAAGCGGAAGAAAAAGCCTCAAATGTGACGGCTACTGCAGTTGAAAATTTACCTGAGATTGAAGCAGAATTGACGCTCGCGCCCAATGTACCAAAACCGATTGAACGTAACTATCCGGCAAAAGTCGTGGTGAAACTAACCGCACTTGAACAAATTATGGATTTAATGGATGGCGTGCAATTTAAATTTTGGACATTAAACGGTAGCGTGCCTGCACCATTTATTCGTGTACGCGAAGGTGATATGGTAGAAGTGCAACTTTCCAACTCAGCAAGTTCCATGATGCCACATAGTCTTGATTTCCATGCAGCACCTGTACCAATGGGAGGGGCAATGGCAAGTGAAACCCCACCAACTCGGACATCTACCTTCCAATTTAGAGCGTTACGTTCAGGCATTTATCTATACCACTGTGGCAGCCAACCTGTGGATATTCATCTCGCGAAAGGAATGTATGGTTTAGTTTTAGTTGAGCCAAAAGAAGGCTTACCAAAAGTGGATCGTGAGTTTTACATTATGCAAAGTGAATTCTATACCAAAGGTGAATTTGGCGAT is part of the Haemophilus parainfluenzae ATCC 33392 genome and harbors:
- the nirK gene encoding copper-containing nitrite reductase, producing MNEQRRDFFRNSALGLATITLGAGFSLIPSAQAEEKASNVTATAVENLPEIEAELTLAPNVPKPIERNYPAKVVVKLTALEQIMDLMDGVQFKFWTLNGSVPAPFIRVREGDMVEVQLSNSASSMMPHSLDFHAAPVPMGGAMASETPPTRTSTFQFRALRSGIYLYHCGSQPVDIHLAKGMYGLVLVEPKEGLPKVDREFYIMQSEFYTKGEFGDPGLQPFSMKKAIDERPEYVLFNGKVGSTMDENALKAKTGETIRLFVGNAGPNLCSSFHLIGAVFDNVYVEGGTLINHNVQTTLIPSGSATMVETRIDVPGTYVFMDHSIFRAVNKGTMGHIVVEGEKNPNIYSGKLKDEAFKEANPQKPQPVPYEIDSHKGMDMGHSHHEHSDANSGATRK